The Larimichthys crocea isolate SSNF chromosome XI, L_crocea_2.0, whole genome shotgun sequence genome has a segment encoding these proteins:
- the ost4 gene encoding dolichyl-diphosphooligosaccharide--protein glycosyltransferase subunit 4, protein MVTDVQLAIFANMLGVSLFLLVVLYHYVAVNNPKKQE, encoded by the coding sequence ATGGTGACAGACGTGCAGCTGGCCATTTTTGCCAACATGCTTGGCGTGTCACTCTTCCTGCTGGTTGTGTTATATCACTATGTTGCCGTCAATAACCCCAAGAAGCAGGAGTAG
- the selenoi gene encoding ethanolaminephosphotransferase 1, whose translation MALYEYVTQEQLAGFDKYKYSAVDSNPLSVYVMHPFWNFVVKFLPTWLAPNLITFTGFMFLVLNFLMLAFYDFDFTASAAGHEHVPSWVWVAAGIFNFLAYTLDGVDGKQARRTNSSTPLGELFDHGLDSWACIFFVATVYSIFGRGESGVGVATLYYILWVVLFSFILSHWEKYNTGILFLPWGYDVSQVTISLVYLVTAVVGVETWYQPILLHFLYRDLFTFMIIACSFTVTLPMSLYNVLKAHRSNTLKHSSLYEAFLPFLSPVLLFILSTIWVVYSPSNILELQPRTFYLMVGTAFANVTCKLIVCQMSNTRCQALSWLLLPMTPVVLLAVTGVFANETLLLYLWTAAVILAHIHYGVSVVQQLSGHFNILAFSLKKPNSD comes from the exons ATGGCTCTTTACGAATACGTCACTCAGGAGCAGCTCGCGGGCTTCGACAAATACAAG TACAGCGCAGTGGACTCGAATCCCCTGTCTGTCTACGTCATGCACCCGTTCTGGAACTTTGTGGTGAAG TTTCTGCCAACATGGTTGGCTCCAAACCTCATTACGTTTACAGGCTTCATGTTCCTTGTGTTGAACTTCCTTATGTTGGCCTTCTACGACTTTGACTTCACTGCCTCTG CTGCAGGACATGAACACGTGCCTAGTTGGGTCTGGGTTGCTGCAGGGATCTTCAACTTCTTGGCCTATACACTCG ATGGTGTTGATGGTAAACAGGCTCGTCGCACCAACTCCTCCACCCCACTAGGGGAGCTGTTTGACCATGGCCTGGACAGTTGGGCTTGCATCTTCTTCGTGGCCACCGTGTACTCCATATTCGGGCGTGGGGAAAGCGGCGTAGGTGTCGCCACACTCTACTACATCCTGTGGGTGGTGCTCTTCTCATTCATTCTATCCCACTGGGAGAAATATAACACGGGCATCTTGTTTTTGCCGTGGGGATACGACGTCAGCCAAGTG ACCATCTCCCTCGTTTACTTGGTCACTGCTGTGGTCGGCGTGGAAACATGGTACCAGCCAATCCTGTTGCACTTCCTCTATAGAGACCTTTTCACCTTCATGATCATCG CCTGTTCCTTTACCGTGACCTTACCCATGAGCCTCTACAACGTCCTGAA AGCTCACCGCAGTAACACTCTGAAGCACAGCAGCCTGTACGAAGCCTTCCtgcccttcctctctcctgtcctcctcttcatcctgtcCACAATTTGGGTGGTCTACTCTCCATCCAACATCCTCGAGCTGCAGCCCAGGACATTCTACCTCATGGTGGGGACAGCCTTCGCTAATGTCACG TGTAAGCTGATTGTGTGTCAGATGAGTAACACGCGTTGCCAGGCGctcagctggctgctgctgcccatGACGCCGGTGGTGTTGTTGGCGGTGACCGGGGTGTTCGCTAACGAGACCCTACTGCTTTATCTGTGGACAGCTGCTGTCATACTAGCACACATACACTACGGTGTATCAGTG GTACAACAGCTCAGCGGCCACTTCAACATCCTCGCCTTCTCCCTGAAAAAGCCCAACAGTgactga